The DNA region ACGCGCCGCAGTCCGGGTTCGCGGGGTGCGGCGGAGGCGGCGGCGAGCCGTGGCAGGTGCCGCAGGCGGCCTGCGTCCCGTCCACCTGCGTCCACGTCGGCTCGACGTTGGTCCCGCCGGCGCGCAGCGTGCCGCCGTGGCAGTACGTGGACGCGCAGGTGGCGCCGCTCCAGGTCGGCGAGACGTTCCCGCTCGCGGACGCGAGCGCTCCCCACACGATGGCCGGGTTCCCGTCGATGTGCGCGAGGCCGGTGGGCTTCAGGTGGCACTCGTCGCAGTCGAACGGCCGCGCGATGGCGCTGCCCTGCACGTGCGCCTGGTGCGCGCCGACCGCGCGATCGGTGGTCGCGGTCTCGCCGCGCGTGCCCGCGGGCGGCGCGGCGGCGCCGACGGGGCGCGAGGCGTCGCCGTGGCACAGCGCGCAGCCGGCCGCGGTCACGTCCACCTTCCCGTCCACGTGCACGTCGCGCGCGGGCGCGCCGTCGGTGGCGCCGGGGTGGCAGGTGCCGCAGTCGGCGCGCGCCGGGTGCGGATAGGGCGGGGGCGCACCGTGGCAGGTGCCGCATGCCGCCTGCGTGCCGTCCACCACCGTCCAGGCCGGCCGGACGTTGGTGCCGCCGCCGGCCAGCGTGGCGCCGTGGCAGTAGGTGGAGGCGCACGTGGCGCCGTCCCACTGGGGCGACCCGCCGCCGCTGGCGAGGGAGCTCCACACCAGGGCCGGCGTGCCGTCGATGTGGCCGAGGCCGGTGGGGTTCAGGTGGCACTCGTCGCAGTCGAACGGCCGCGCGATGGCGCTGCCCTGCACGTGCGCCTGGTGCGCGCCGACTGCGCGATCGGTGGTCGTGGTCTCGCCGCGCGTGCCCACCGGCGGTGCCGCGGCGCCGATCGCGCGCGACGCGTCGCCGTGGCAGGACGTGCACGCCATGGCGTTCACGTCCAGCGCGCCGTTCACGTGAGTGGCCACGTTCACCGAGGTCGCGGTGTAGCCGTCGTGGCAGCGGCCGCAGTCCGCGTTCGCGACGTGCGGCGGCGGGGGCGGCGCGCCGTGGCAGGCGCCGCACGCGGCCTGCGTCCCGTCCACCACCGTCCAGACCGGTGCGACGTTCGCGCCGCCGGCGCCGAGGGTGGCGCCGTGGCAATACGTCCCGGCGCAGGTGGCGCCGTTCCAGACGGGCGCCGCGGCGCCGGCGCGCGCCAGCGTGCCCCAGGTCACCGCCGGCGTTCCGTCCACGTGCGAGAGATCCGCGGGCTGCACGTGGCACTCGGCGCAGCCCAGCGGCCGCGCCAGCGGGCCGCCGAGGACGTGGGCCTCGTGCGCCCCGACCGCGCGATCGGTGGTGAGCGCCTGCCCGCGGGTGCCGACCGGCGGCGCGGCGGGGTTCACCGAGCGAGAGGGATCGCCGTGGCAGAAGGTGCAGTTCGACTGCCAGCCCGACCCGTGGCAGGCGCTGCACGACACGCCGCTCGTGCCACCCTCGAGGTCGGCGCCGTGGCAGGTGCGGCAGGAGGCGAGCCCGGCGTTCGCTGCGTAGCCGTGCTGCGCCGGATCGTTCCAGCCTGCCGGGTGCGTCTCGGAGCGCTCCAGCGCGCCGTTCATGTGCTTGCCGCCGTCCAGCCTCAGGTGGCCCGCCGCGTCCACGGTCTCCGGATGGCAGGCGCCGCAGTTGGAGAGCTGCGCGTGCGGCGGAGGCGGCGGGAGGCCGTGGCAGGTGCCGCAGGCGGCCTGCGTCCCGTCCACGGTGGTCCAGCGCGGCGCCTGGTTCGTGCCGCCGGCGGCGAGCGTCGCGCCGTGGCAGTAGGTGGACGCGCACGCGCCGCCCTGGTACGCGGGGGCGGCGCCGCCGGCCATCGCGAGCGGCCCCCACGTCAGCTCGACCGCGCCGGTCACGTGGGTGAGGTCGGTGGGCACCGTGTGGCACTCCGAGCACGGCAGCGGGCCGCGCAGCGTCCCGGCCTGGACGTGCGCGAGGTGCGCCCCGACGGCCGGGGCGGCGGTGCCCAGCTCGCCCTGCGTGCCCACCGGCGGTGCCGGCTGGTTCACGGCCCGGTTCGCGTCGCCGTGACAGAACGTGCAGTTCGACTGCCAGCCGGCGCCGTGGCAGGCGGCGCACGAGATGCCGGTCCCGCCGCCGGCCAGGTCCTCTCCGTGGCAGGTCCGGCAGCTCGCCAGATCGCGGTTCGCCGCGTACCCGTGGGCGGTCGGCTCCATCCAGTTCACCGGATGGAACTGGTTCACCTGCACCGTCCCGTCCACGTGCATGCCGCCGGCCACGTTCACGGTGCCGTCGCCGTTCACGGTGCCCGGGTGGCAGATCGCGCAGCCGGTGCCGCGGGGGTGCGGCGGCGGCGGCGGCGCGCCGTGACAGGTGCCGCACGCGGCCTGGGTGGCCCCCCCGGTCCACACCGGCGTGGTCCGCTCACCGCCGCCGTTCCGCAGCGTGGCGCCGTGGCAATAGGTGGAGGCACAGGTGGCGCTGGTCCGGTCCCAGGACGGCTGCGCGCCGCGCCGCGCGAGGGCACCGAACGAGATCTGGGCCGTGCCGTCGAGGTGCTCGAGGCCGGTGGGGACGGCGTGGCACTCGGTGCACGCGAATGGGCCGGCGAGCGGCCCGGCCTCGAGGTGCGCCCGGTGCGCGCCGACCGCGACGGCCGACGCATCGGTCTCGCCGTGCGTGCCCCGGGGCGGCGCGGCCGGGTTGCGCGGACGCGTGGGATCGCCGTGACAGTCCGCGCAGCCGGTGGAGAAGTCCACGGTGCCGTTCAGGTGACGGCCCCCGGCCACGTCGATGGTGCGGAGCGTGCCGGCGAGGATGGTCGCCGGGTGGCAGATCCCGCAGTCCGTGGACTGGGGGTGCGGCGCGGGCGGCGGATCGCCGTGACAGGCGCCGCAAGCGGCCTGCGATCCGTCCACGCGCGTCCAGGTCGGGCGCGTGGCGGCGCCGCCGGCGAGCGAGACTCCGTGGCAGTACGCCGAGCAGGTCGCATCCGCCGGGTTCCAGGACGCGACGGTGCCATTGGCCTTCGCGGCCACCCCCAGGACGACGCGGGGCTTCCCGTCCACGTGCGCGAGCGGATGCGCCGGATCCGGGACTGCGTGGCACGCCTCGCAGCCGAGCGGCGCGGCGATGCCGTGCGACCCGGACACGTGCGCGGTGTGCGCGCCGACCGAGATGCGCGTGGTGTCGCTCTCGCCGTGGGCGTCCAGCGGTGGTGCGCCGCTCGTGTTGTCCGCGCCGCCGTGACAGCGGGTGCACGCCGTACCGTCCGCGCGCTCCTCCGTGGCGGCGTTCCGCGCGGAGTTGCAGCCCGCGAGCGCGAGCGCGAGGACGACGGCCGGCAGGCCGGCGGTGCGTCGGGACATGGGTGGAGCCTCCCCCGGCTGTGAGATCCGGGGCATCCGGTATCAGCCCACGGCACCTGCCTTCCTTGCCGCGCGTCAAATTCGTGACCCGTCCGTGTTGACGCGCTGGACGCAGCGGTCGCCGGCAACACCTCTCGGGGGAGCGGCGCATCGCCTCCAGCGGATCGAGCTTGGTCGATTGCCGTGCCCGCTTCGCGCACGGGGGTGACCATGACCGGCCTCGCGCTCCCGCTCACGATCGTCGTCTCGATGGTGGTCTCGCTCGCCGCCGTGCTCCTCGCCGGCCGCCGCCGCCGGGCGCGAACTGCGCTCTCGCTCCCGGCGGGGATGCGAGCGCTCGCTTCCAACGTCCGGACGGTCAGCGCCCTCGGCGCCGACCTCGCGCTGCCTCGGGGGCGGGGTTCGCTCCGCCCGAGCGTCACGCTGACGGCGCTGCGATAGCGCCCGCCCCGTTCCTCCGCGCCGGGCGTCCCGCGCGCTCGCGACACGGCCGGGAGCGCTGCGGCCGGCGCGCGCAGCCGCGCCCGTGCTCGCCCTTTGTGGTGTTCCACCCGATGCGCAGGCCGTGGCTTGCTGCACTTTCCTGCTCGGGGGGAGCAGCCATGCTCGACGATCTCGCCCTCATCCTGACGCTGGTCGGGACCGCCTACGGAGTCGCGCTGCTGGTGCAGCGGAGGGTGCACCGGCTGCGAAGCGCGCCGGCGCGCGTCGCGGTGGGCCACCGGCTCTACGCCTCGCCGCTGGTGTCGAGCCCGGACACGCTGGTGCTGCCGCGCACCCGCGTGCGCGGGCTCCGCGGGGCGATCGGCCGGCTGCTCGGCTAGGACGACGCCGACCCGCCCCGCCGCGCCCGGTATCTCCGGATGAGCGCGTTCGTGGAGCCGTCGTGCGCGAGCGCCGGGTCCGCGGGCGCCTCCAGCTCCTTCACGATCCGGTTCGCGAGCACCTTCCCCAGCTCGACGCCCCACTGGTCGAACGAGTCCACGTCCCAGATCACGCCCTGCGTGAACACGGCGTGCTCGTAGAGCGCGACGAGCGCCCCGAGCGTGCCCGGGCCGAGGCGGTCGGCGAGGATCGTGCTGGACGGGCGGTTCCCGGGGAACGTGCGGTGCGGCACGAGCGCCTCCGGCGTCCCCTCCGCGCGCGCCTCCTCCGCGGTCTTGCCGAACGCGAGCGCCTCGCCCTGCGCGAACAGGTTCGCCATGAGCAGGTCGTGGTGGCGGCCGAGCGGGTTGAGCGTCCGGCAGAAGCCGATGAAGTCGCAGGCGACGAGGTGCGTGCCCTGGTGGAGCAGCTGGTAGAACGAGTGCTGCCCGTTGGTGCCCGGCTCGCCCCAGTAGATCGCGCCGGTGCCGTGGCCCTCCACCGGCGCGCCGGACGCCGTCACGCGCTTCCCGTTCGACTCCATGGTGAGCTGCTGGAGGTACGCGGGGAAGCG from Anaeromyxobacter dehalogenans 2CP-C includes:
- a CDS encoding CxxxxCH/CxxCH domain c-type cytochrome, translating into MSRRTAGLPAVVLALALAGCNSARNAATEERADGTACTRCHGGADNTSGAPPLDAHGESDTTRISVGAHTAHVSGSHGIAAPLGCEACHAVPDPAHPLAHVDGKPRVVLGVAAKANGTVASWNPADATCSAYCHGVSLAGGAATRPTWTRVDGSQAACGACHGDPPPAPHPQSTDCGICHPATILAGTLRTIDVAGGRHLNGTVDFSTGCADCHGDPTRPRNPAAPPRGTHGETDASAVAVGAHRAHLEAGPLAGPFACTECHAVPTGLEHLDGTAQISFGALARRGAQPSWDRTSATCASTYCHGATLRNGGGERTTPVWTGGATQAACGTCHGAPPPPPHPRGTGCAICHPGTVNGDGTVNVAGGMHVDGTVQVNQFHPVNWMEPTAHGYAANRDLASCRTCHGEDLAGGGTGISCAACHGAGWQSNCTFCHGDANRAVNQPAPPVGTQGELGTAAPAVGAHLAHVQAGTLRGPLPCSECHTVPTDLTHVTGAVELTWGPLAMAGGAAPAYQGGACASTYCHGATLAAGGTNQAPRWTTVDGTQAACGTCHGLPPPPPHAQLSNCGACHPETVDAAGHLRLDGGKHMNGALERSETHPAGWNDPAQHGYAANAGLASCRTCHGADLEGGTSGVSCSACHGSGWQSNCTFCHGDPSRSVNPAAPPVGTRGQALTTDRAVGAHEAHVLGGPLARPLGCAECHVQPADLSHVDGTPAVTWGTLARAGAAAPVWNGATCAGTYCHGATLGAGGANVAPVWTVVDGTQAACGACHGAPPPPPHVANADCGRCHDGYTATSVNVATHVNGALDVNAMACTSCHGDASRAIGAAAPPVGTRGETTTTDRAVGAHQAHVQGSAIARPFDCDECHLNPTGLGHIDGTPALVWSSLASGGGSPQWDGATCASTYCHGATLAGGGTNVRPAWTVVDGTQAACGTCHGAPPPYPHPARADCGTCHPGATDGAPARDVHVDGKVDVTAAGCALCHGDASRPVGAAAPPAGTRGETATTDRAVGAHQAHVQGSAIARPFDCDECHLKPTGLAHIDGNPAIVWGALASASGNVSPTWSGATCASTYCHGGTLRAGGTNVEPTWTQVDGTQAACGTCHGSPPPPPHPANPDCGACHTGYTSTTVNVATHVDGRLDVGGLTCTSCHGDATRPTNAAAPPIGTGGETDPSTRAVGAHQAHLTGSRWSNGFACTECHVVPTDMLHTDGAAQVSFGVLATGGGVLAPAWDGSGCATVACHGARVGGTVIPSWTGGPSQAECGSCHGLPPTTGPAHGTSTFRRYHGAKACAECHGAGYQTQAGYEAVNKDRHVNGVVEALACTDCHTDW